One segment of Mycobacterium spongiae DNA contains the following:
- a CDS encoding ferritin-like domain-containing protein — translation MTSSEPTPVASPKRSPTDADDYNASLCEALAVEHATIYGYGFVSALSPLSVNSLVVEALDQHRQRRDDVIAMLTARNVTPPVAAAGYQLPMQIGSAHDAARLAVRMESDGATAWRAVVEHADTADDRAFAATALTESAVMAARWNKVLGAWPITAAFPGGNE, via the coding sequence ATGACCTCATCGGAACCCACTCCGGTTGCCTCACCCAAGCGATCCCCGACCGACGCCGACGACTACAACGCGTCGCTGTGCGAGGCGCTGGCCGTCGAACACGCGACCATCTACGGCTACGGCTTCGTCTCGGCGCTCTCGCCGTTGAGCGTCAACTCCCTGGTCGTCGAAGCTTTGGACCAGCATCGCCAGCGGCGAGACGATGTCATCGCGATGCTTACCGCTCGCAACGTCACCCCACCGGTCGCTGCCGCCGGCTACCAGCTGCCTATGCAGATCGGCAGCGCGCACGATGCGGCACGGCTGGCCGTGCGGATGGAGAGCGACGGCGCGACGGCCTGGCGAGCCGTCGTCGAGCACGCTGACACGGCCGATGATCGAGCATTCGCCGCTACCGCACTAACCGAAAGCGCGGTCATGGCGGCACGGTGGAATAAGGTGCTCGGCGCCTGGCCCATCACGGCCGCTTTCCCGGGCGGTAACGAGTAG
- the rimP gene encoding ribosome maturation factor RimP, which produces MTTGLPSQTQVIELLGDEFARTGYEVEDVVIDTRARPPQIRVIVDGDTALDLDTIAALSRRASALLDDLDNTHPTSGRYVLEVSSRGVDRPLTSEKHFRRARGRKVEVELSDGSQLTGRVGEVRADAVALVLRHDGEWAVRQIPLVEIVKAVVQVEFTPPSQAELEFAGLAEVARTQGTEAGA; this is translated from the coding sequence GTGACCACCGGGCTACCTTCGCAAACGCAGGTGATCGAGCTGCTCGGTGACGAGTTCGCGCGCACCGGCTACGAGGTCGAAGACGTGGTCATCGATACCCGCGCACGTCCGCCGCAGATCAGGGTGATTGTCGACGGCGACACCGCCCTCGACCTGGATACGATAGCCGCGCTGTCGCGTCGGGCCTCGGCGTTGTTGGACGACCTGGACAACACGCATCCCACTTCCGGTCGATATGTCCTCGAGGTTAGTTCACGGGGTGTGGACCGCCCGTTGACTAGCGAAAAGCACTTCCGCCGGGCGCGGGGCCGCAAGGTGGAAGTGGAGCTGTCCGACGGATCGCAGTTGACCGGCCGCGTCGGCGAGGTACGCGCCGACGCGGTGGCGCTCGTTTTACGGCATGACGGAGAGTGGGCAGTACGCCAGATTCCCCTCGTTGAGATTGTGAAAGCTGTTGTCCAAGTTGAGTTTACGCCACCATCCCAAGCGGAGTTGGAATTCGCCGGCTTGGCCGAGGTGGCTCGGACCCAGGGGACGGAGGCCGGAGCATGA
- the nusA gene encoding transcription termination factor NusA encodes MNIDMAALHAIEVDRGISVNELLETIKSALLTAYRHTQGHQHDARIEIDRKTGVVRVIAREVDDDGNLISEWDDTPEGFGRIAATTARQVMLQRFRDAENERTYGEFSTREGEIVAGVIQRDSRANARGLVVVRIGTETNASEGVIPAAEQVPGESYEHGNRLRCYVVGVSRGAREPLITLSRTHPNLVRKLFSLEVPEIADGSVEIVAVAREAGHRSKIAVASRVGGLNAKGACIGPMGQRVRNVMSELSGEKIDIIDHDEDPARFVANALSPAKVVSVSVVDPNARAARVVVPDFQLSLAIGKEGQNARLAARLTGWRIDIRGDSPSHPPGQPESGVSRGMAHER; translated from the coding sequence ATGAACATCGACATGGCCGCACTGCATGCAATCGAGGTGGACCGGGGCATCTCGGTCAATGAATTGCTCGAGACAATCAAATCGGCGTTGCTCACCGCCTACCGGCACACTCAGGGCCATCAGCACGACGCGCGTATCGAGATCGACCGCAAGACCGGTGTCGTTCGGGTGATCGCCCGCGAAGTCGACGACGACGGCAATCTGATCAGCGAATGGGACGACACTCCGGAGGGCTTTGGCCGTATCGCCGCGACGACCGCACGCCAGGTCATGCTTCAGCGATTCCGCGACGCCGAGAATGAGCGCACCTATGGCGAGTTCTCGACCCGGGAGGGTGAGATCGTCGCGGGAGTGATCCAGCGCGACAGCCGGGCCAATGCTCGCGGTTTGGTCGTTGTCCGAATAGGCACCGAGACCAACGCCTCCGAAGGTGTGATCCCGGCCGCTGAACAGGTCCCCGGTGAGAGCTACGAGCACGGCAATCGGCTGCGCTGCTATGTGGTCGGAGTGAGCCGAGGCGCCCGGGAGCCGCTGATCACCCTGTCCCGCACCCACCCCAACCTGGTACGCAAGTTGTTCTCTCTCGAGGTTCCGGAGATTGCGGACGGATCGGTGGAGATCGTGGCGGTGGCCCGAGAGGCCGGCCATCGCTCCAAGATTGCGGTGGCGTCGCGCGTGGGGGGCCTCAACGCCAAGGGCGCCTGCATCGGCCCCATGGGACAGCGAGTACGGAATGTCATGAGCGAGCTGTCCGGGGAGAAGATCGACATCATTGACCATGACGAAGACCCGGCCCGCTTCGTCGCCAACGCGTTGTCGCCCGCCAAGGTGGTGTCGGTGTCGGTAGTCGACCCGAACGCTCGGGCCGCGCGAGTCGTCGTGCCCGATTTCCAGTTGTCACTGGCCATCGGCAAGGAGGGCCAGAACGCGAGGTTGGCCGCCCGGCTCACCGGGTGGCGTATCGACATCCGCGGCGATTCCCCGTCACATCCGCCGGGTCAGCCGGAATCCGGCGTTAGCCGCGGGATGGCGCACGAGCGCTAG
- a CDS encoding YlxR family protein translates to MATSTGNGNHAVIVDTAGNLRGRGAWLHPAPGCLQQAIRRRAFTKALRITGSPDTSAVVEHIACPEVLDPPSNRTGSNEHEHNVKSR, encoded by the coding sequence GTGGCTACGTCGACCGGGAACGGCAATCATGCCGTAATCGTTGATACGGCCGGAAACCTGCGGGGGCGAGGTGCTTGGCTGCACCCCGCGCCGGGGTGCCTACAACAAGCGATTCGACGGCGGGCTTTCACCAAAGCGCTGCGGATCACCGGTTCGCCGGATACATCCGCGGTGGTCGAGCACATTGCTTGTCCAGAGGTACTCGACCCGCCGAGCAACAGAACAGGTAGCAACGAACATGAGCACAACGTGAAGTCCCGATGA
- the infB gene encoding translation initiation factor IF-2 has translation MAGKARVHELAKELGVTSKEVLARLNEQGEFVKSASSTVEAPVARRLRQSFGGAKPAPDKAAEKGGGKSAAKAPENAVAKGADRSLDTAIDAAVGNGKAAGAPVAAADSGGVATADTQASPTAAAPAPPAAPTPGQPASRPGPTPGPPSGSRTPHPGMAPGARPGPVPKPGGRAPRVGNNPFSSAQPVDRPIPRPSAPRPGAARPGTPRPGASPGSMPPRPGGSSGGPRPPRTGSPRPGGRPGGSGGGRSDGGGGNYRGGGGVGAAPGAGFRGRPGGGGGGRPGQRGGAAGAFGRPGGAPRRGRKSKRQKRQEYDSMQAPVVGGVRLPHGNGETIRLARGASLSDFAEKIDANPAALVQALFNLGEMVTATQSVGDETLELLGSEMNYNVQVVSPEDEDRELLESFDLTYGEDEGDEGDLQNRPPVVTVMGHVDHGKTRLLDTIRKANVREAEAGGITQHIGAYQVSVDHDGAERLITFIDTPGHEAFTAMRARGAKATDIAILVVAADDGVMPQTVEAINHAQAAEVPIVVAVNKIDKEGADPAKIRGQLTEYGLVAEDFGGETMFVDISAKVGTNIEALLEAVLLTADAALDLRANPEMEAQGVAIEAHLDRGRGPVATVLVQRGTMRVGDSVVAGDAYGRVRRMVDEHGEDIGAALPSRPVQVIGFTSVPGAGDNFLVVDEDRIARQIADRRSARKRNALAARSRKRISLEDLDSALRETSQLNLILKGDNAGTVEALEEAVMGIQVDDEVVLRVIDRGVGGITETNVNLASASDAVIIGFNVRGEGKATELASREGVDIRYYSVIYQAIDEIEKALRGLLKPVYEEVQLGRAEIRALFRSSRVGLIAGCLITSGVVRRNAKARLLRDNIVITDNLSIQSLRREKDDVTEVREGFECGLTLGYSDIKEGDIVESYELVQKERG, from the coding sequence GTGGCAGGTAAGGCCCGCGTACACGAGTTAGCTAAGGAACTCGGTGTTACCAGCAAGGAAGTCCTCGCCCGGCTGAATGAACAGGGCGAATTCGTCAAATCGGCATCGTCGACGGTAGAGGCACCGGTTGCCCGCCGGCTGCGCCAGTCGTTCGGTGGCGCCAAACCGGCCCCCGACAAGGCCGCCGAGAAGGGCGGCGGTAAATCCGCTGCCAAGGCACCCGAGAATGCAGTTGCCAAGGGCGCCGACAGGTCGCTGGACACGGCGATTGACGCCGCAGTTGGCAACGGTAAGGCGGCTGGCGCGCCTGTTGCTGCCGCCGACTCCGGTGGGGTGGCAACCGCGGATACCCAAGCGTCTCCGACTGCCGCGGCCCCCGCGCCTCCCGCGGCACCGACACCTGGACAGCCCGCGAGCCGACCGGGCCCGACACCCGGACCACCCTCGGGCAGCCGGACGCCGCACCCGGGTATGGCTCCCGGAGCCCGTCCGGGTCCGGTGCCCAAGCCGGGTGGCCGGGCCCCGCGTGTCGGCAACAATCCGTTCTCGTCGGCCCAACCCGTAGACCGGCCGATCCCGCGTCCCTCGGCTCCTCGCCCTGGAGCGGCCAGGCCGGGGACGCCGCGCCCGGGCGCCTCGCCCGGGAGCATGCCGCCACGGCCCGGCGGATCTAGCGGCGGACCTCGCCCACCACGCACGGGCTCCCCGCGTCCAGGGGGCCGGCCCGGCGGGTCCGGCGGCGGTCGCTCCGATGGCGGTGGCGGCAACTACCGCGGCGGCGGCGGCGTAGGCGCCGCGCCCGGAGCGGGTTTCCGTGGTCGCCCCGGTGGCGGCGGCGGAGGCCGTCCCGGGCAGCGCGGTGGGGCCGCTGGTGCGTTTGGCCGTCCCGGCGGTGCGCCTCGGCGTGGCCGCAAGTCCAAGCGGCAGAAGCGTCAGGAATATGACTCGATGCAGGCCCCGGTGGTCGGCGGTGTGCGGTTGCCGCACGGCAACGGCGAGACCATCAGGTTGGCGCGCGGGGCTTCATTGTCCGACTTCGCCGAGAAAATCGACGCCAACCCGGCCGCGCTAGTTCAGGCGCTGTTCAATCTGGGCGAGATGGTGACCGCCACTCAGTCGGTCGGCGACGAAACGCTCGAGCTACTCGGCAGCGAGATGAACTACAACGTTCAGGTCGTTAGTCCCGAAGACGAAGACCGCGAACTGCTGGAGTCGTTTGATCTGACCTATGGCGAGGACGAGGGCGACGAGGGAGATCTGCAGAACCGTCCGCCGGTGGTCACCGTGATGGGCCACGTCGACCACGGCAAGACGCGGCTGTTGGACACCATCCGCAAGGCCAACGTCCGCGAGGCGGAGGCCGGCGGCATCACCCAGCACATCGGTGCCTATCAGGTGAGCGTCGATCACGATGGCGCCGAACGGTTGATTACCTTCATCGACACCCCTGGTCACGAAGCGTTCACCGCCATGCGTGCGCGCGGCGCCAAGGCCACCGATATCGCGATCTTGGTGGTCGCTGCCGACGATGGAGTGATGCCGCAGACCGTGGAGGCCATCAACCACGCGCAAGCCGCTGAGGTGCCGATCGTGGTGGCGGTCAACAAGATCGACAAAGAAGGCGCTGACCCGGCCAAGATTCGTGGGCAGCTCACCGAATACGGCCTGGTGGCCGAGGATTTCGGTGGCGAAACGATGTTCGTCGACATCTCGGCAAAGGTGGGCACCAACATCGAGGCGTTGTTGGAGGCGGTGCTGCTGACGGCCGATGCTGCCCTGGACCTGCGGGCAAACCCCGAAATGGAGGCTCAGGGGGTGGCCATCGAGGCGCACCTGGACCGTGGGCGCGGACCGGTCGCCACCGTGCTGGTGCAGCGCGGCACCATGCGCGTGGGCGACTCGGTGGTTGCCGGCGACGCGTACGGCCGGGTTCGCCGGATGGTCGACGAACACGGCGAAGACATCGGCGCGGCGCTGCCGTCGCGTCCGGTCCAGGTCATCGGCTTCACCTCGGTGCCGGGTGCCGGCGACAACTTCCTGGTTGTCGACGAGGACCGCATTGCCCGCCAAATCGCCGACCGGCGCAGCGCTCGTAAGCGCAACGCCCTGGCGGCGCGGTCTCGCAAACGGATCAGCCTGGAAGATCTGGACTCGGCGTTGCGGGAAACCAGCCAACTCAACCTGATCCTCAAGGGCGACAACGCCGGGACCGTCGAGGCGCTGGAAGAGGCCGTGATGGGTATTCAGGTCGACGACGAAGTGGTGCTGCGCGTGATCGACCGTGGTGTCGGTGGGATTACCGAAACCAACGTCAACCTGGCATCGGCTTCGGACGCCGTGATCATTGGCTTCAACGTGCGTGGCGAAGGCAAGGCGACGGAGTTGGCCAGTCGCGAAGGCGTGGACATCCGCTACTACTCGGTTATCTACCAGGCCATCGACGAGATCGAGAAGGCGCTGCGCGGCTTGCTCAAGCCCGTCTACGAAGAAGTCCAGTTGGGCCGTGCCGAGATCCGGGCACTGTTCCGTTCCTCGCGGGTCGGTCTTATCGCCGGCTGCCTGATCACATCGGGTGTGGTGCGCCGCAACGCCAAGGCCCGGCTGCTGCGAGACAACATCGTGATCACCGACAACCTTTCGATTCAGTCGCTACGTCGAGAAAAAGACGACGTCACCGAGGTTCGCGAGGGCTTCGAATGCGGTCTGACGCTGGGCTACTCCGACATCAAAGAGGGTGACATTGTCGAGTCCTACGAGCTGGTCCAGAAGGAACGCGGCTGA
- the rbfA gene encoding 30S ribosome-binding factor RbfA — MADPARARRLAKRICTIVASAIEYEIKDPGLAGVTITDAKVTADLHDATVYYTVMGRTLDDEPNYAGAGAALERAKGLLRTKVGAGTGVRFTPTLTFARDTTSDTVHRMEELLARARAADADLARARVGATPAGEADPYRDSGPSGGFEAAGEASAGGGNSGGDDRPHD; from the coding sequence ATGGCGGACCCCGCCCGTGCACGCCGGCTGGCCAAGCGGATCTGCACGATCGTGGCTTCGGCTATCGAATATGAGATCAAGGACCCAGGGCTGGCGGGGGTCACCATCACCGACGCAAAGGTGACCGCTGACCTCCACGATGCGACGGTGTACTACACGGTGATGGGGCGCACGCTCGACGATGAGCCGAACTATGCCGGTGCTGGCGCTGCATTGGAACGGGCAAAAGGGCTATTGCGGACCAAGGTCGGGGCGGGTACTGGTGTGCGCTTCACCCCGACGCTGACCTTCGCTCGCGACACGACGTCCGACACCGTGCATCGCATGGAGGAGTTGCTGGCCCGCGCTCGCGCCGCTGATGCCGATCTAGCGCGGGCCAGAGTGGGCGCCACACCGGCTGGCGAGGCAGACCCGTACCGGGATAGCGGGCCCAGTGGCGGGTTCGAGGCTGCGGGGGAAGCATCCGCGGGCGGGGGAAACTCCGGTGGCGACGATCGACCCCACGACTGA